CAGGTCGTCGCCGCCATCGATGCTGACGACTGCTCGGTCGCCATCCACATCCAGGTCGATGTCACCATCGAAGTCGAGGACGTCGAGCAGCTGCTCGAGGTAGTCGCCGGCGATCTCGCCTTCTTCGACCAGACGGTCTTCGTCGTCTTCGTCCTCATCCGAGTCGTCGTCATCGGAGTCGTCGTCGACATCGGTCTCGTCCGCGGCGTCATCATCGGCGTCGCTATGCACCGCTTCCGTGACGGCGTTCTCCGCCACCGCACCGTCGTCGCCGGCGGCCGACGAAGACGTGTCGGCCTGGTCCTCGGTCTGGGATCCCGCCGTGGTCTCGGCGTCCGTACCGGCTTGAGT
The genomic region above belongs to Gordonia hongkongensis and contains:
- a CDS encoding protein jag, producing the protein MTAETATQAGTDAETTAGSQTEDQADTSSSAAGDDGAVAENAVTEAVHSDADDDAADETDVDDDSDDDDSDEDEDDEDRLVEEGEIAGDYLEQLLDVLDFDGDIDLDVDGDRAVVSIDGGDDLTKLVGRKGEVLDALQELTRLAVQQATGERSRLMLDIARWRADRRDRLARLGREVAERVLSSGEREALDPMTPFERKIVHDAVAVVDGVVSESEGAEPKRRVVVLPS